The nucleotide window gagtggagcaggagcagcaggcgACTGAGCCAGGCCAGGTTTCTTTGGAGGAATGGGTGGAGGGTTCCCTCTTTCTGCTCTAGGAATGGTTGGCGACTTAATTCCAGGAGACAGGGGGCTGAGAGGACTAGAGACCTTGCCAGGGCTTGGGGAGTGAGCAGGCTCACCCTTGGGGCTCACGGCGTTGGCCAGGTTGCGGTAGTCCGTGCCAAAGGGAGAGCTGTTGGGGGAGACTGGTTTGATAGGTCCCTGCTGGCTGGTGAACCTGGAGAGGACCTGAGTGACCGTGTTGCGAGCCAGCTGCTTGGCAGCAGAGTTATCTGCCAGGGTAGGAGACAGGTCCCGGGACGGAGGGCTCTGCAGACCGCTGGACTGATGGTCCTGCTCAGCCTGGGCCTGGAACTTGTGCCGAGCCGCATGGAAGCGCTGATTGATCCCCACCTGGTAGGAGGATTGGTAGCCAGGGCTGCTCGCCGAGCCTCCCACCAAGCGTTTCGTCAGAACgggtgaggagcagggagaaggagtcagagaggaggcagccgTGCTGCTGGGAGACAGGGAGACCCCCGCAGAAGAGAGCTGGGCCATCAGGTGCACAGGGGACTCTGTTCTGACCGGGGAACCGTTTTCCACTGCGCTgtctgaggctgcagcagcagctttctccttctgagcctggccctctgctgggccaggctgcagcagctcgcTGCCCGCCTGCAGGTCACTGTCACAGTGCCCGTTGGATTTGGCATAGGAGTGAGGaggggcagtggggctgggcacGGCGTGGGCAGCTCTGCCGGCACTggcaggcactgcctgcaggccCTCAGTCTGGCAGGACACAGACCTCACTGGGGGGCTCTCGGTGGTGACACCTCTGGACATCAGTGAGGGGCTCGGCTGCGAGGGCTCGGGAGGACTCTGCTCCTGGCGAGAAGCCTCCAGCTCTTTCAGGACTTTCTTCAGACATTCCACCTCTTCTTTGAGAGCTTTGGTACGGTTCTCTTCTCTGTTCAGCTTGGCTTTCAGCTGCTCTCTTTCAATGTCAAACTCTGAGAGCTGCTTTTCTACTTGTGCTTCCATCTGCAAGCCACGCTTCCTCTTGGACGccagctcctcttccagcttactcaccttgctcttctctttttccagtttcaagctcagctctgctgtcttctgcccttcttcagctgctttggcagtggcTTTCTTGCACTCCACTACAAGCATGGAGGAGAGCTGCTTGTGCCgtgccctctcctcctccagctggctCGACAGcttcttctgttctttttcaaaCTTCTTCACTTGGGACTTTTCAAACTCCAGCTGCAAGATGAGAATGAAAAGGGCTGTGAGGGAGCCATGAAACCTCCTGCAAGTAAACAAAGTGTAACACCCCAACAGGGAACGGGGTTACTATGGATCTTGGAGAAACTCCCTAGCAAAAGATGGCAATGGCTaaggaacatcttccttatgaggacaggctgagggagctgagccttttcagcttggagaaaaggagactgaggggtgacctcattcatgtttatagaGATGTGAAGGGAGAGTGCTGCCCAGAGGGTTTGtagagtctcctgctctggagacattcaaaaccccacctggatgtgttcctgtgtgacctgccctaggtgatcctgctctggcagggggggttggacttgatctccagagatcccttccaacccctggcattctgtgatgagGTTTTTGCCCCAGGAACCTGCAAGGCACTCGTGGATGACTCATGCCGCATGTACTAAGAGCTGTTAACTTGCCAGTCGTTTGATCATGTGTGAAATTCAACTGACCTTTGGTGAGACCTACACCCAGTCTGCCCAGTGCTAACTGAACCACTGAGCTGGAGCACAGCTTCCTTCTGCCTCATTTGCTGCTTTGTGGCTTTGCCTT belongs to Indicator indicator isolate 239-I01 chromosome 35, UM_Iind_1.1, whole genome shotgun sequence and includes:
- the CTTNBP2NL gene encoding CTTNBP2 N-terminal-like protein: MNLEKLSKPELLTLFSILEGELEARDLVIEALKAQHRDTFLEERYGKYNISDPLMALQRDYEALKEGNHGEKQPVCSNPLSILKVVMKHCKNMQERMLSQLAAAESRHRKVILDLEEERQRHAQDTAEGDDVTYMLEKERERLTQQLEFEKSQVKKFEKEQKKLSSQLEEERARHKQLSSMLVVECKKATAKAAEEGQKTAELSLKLEKEKSKVSKLEEELASKRKRGLQMEAQVEKQLSEFDIEREQLKAKLNREENRTKALKEEVECLKKVLKELEASRQEQSPPEPSQPSPSLMSRGVTTESPPVRSVSCQTEGLQAVPASAGRAAHAVPSPTAPPHSYAKSNGHCDSDLQAGSELLQPGPAEGQAQKEKAAAAASDSAVENGSPVRTESPVHLMAQLSSAGVSLSPSSTAASSLTPSPCSSPVLTKRLVGGSASSPGYQSSYQVGINQRFHAARHKFQAQAEQDHQSSGLQSPPSRDLSPTLADNSAAKQLARNTVTQVLSRFTSQQGPIKPVSPNSSPFGTDYRNLANAVSPKGEPAHSPSPGKVSSPLSPLSPGIKSPTIPRAERGNPPPIPPKKPGLAQSPAAPAPLPKTSSQGPSLGAPMDVASSCSNTTVVSNGKELEILLPTSS